In one Ananas comosus cultivar F153 linkage group 12, ASM154086v1, whole genome shotgun sequence genomic region, the following are encoded:
- the LOC109718749 gene encoding endoglucanase 7-like, which produces MGRDHRGKELPPFALLMIRLLCCFVVLYAVVAAADASSSAAALDYAGALSKSLLYFEAQRSGHLPYNQRVAWRGHSGLTDGLEQGVDLVGGYYDAGDHVKFGLPMAFTVTMLAWSVLEHGEHVAAAGELEHALEAIKWGADYFIKAHTEPNVLWAQVGDGGTDHYCWQRPEDMTTSRQAYKIDAEHPGSELAGETAAAMAAASIVFRPSDPHYADLLLRHAEQLLEFGDRYRGKYDASVRAVKGYYPSVSGYYDELLWAALWLHRATGRAEYLDYVVANADGFGGTGWAVTEFSWDIKYAGVQVLASKLLMEGEFEVDEKQEKILKQYKSKAEHYLCSCLNKNTAGSNVRRTPGGLLFVRQWNNMQYVSGAAFLATAFSNYLSKSSNQELTCPTGSLGAQELLSFAKSQADYILGSNPTGLSYLVGFGSKHPRRVHHRAASILPYKKDKAFIGCAQGYDAWFGRGKENPNMLVGAIVGGPNAKDEFRDARGNYMQTEACTYNTAPMVGVFARLTQLQGQHTQGFKPPQSISSYK; this is translated from the exons ATGGGGAGGGATCATAGGGGGAAAGAGCTCCCCCCCTTTGCTCTTTTGATGATTCGGCTACTCTGCTGTTTTGTTGTATTATatgctgttgttgctgctgcgGACGCATCTTCTTCTGCGGCAGCTCTCGACTACGCGGGCGCGCTGTCGAAGAGCCTGCTCTACTTCGAGGCGCAGCGGTCGGGGCACCTGCCCTACAACCAGCGCGTCGCGTGGCGCGGCCACTCGGGCCTCACCGACGGCCTCGAGCAAGGC GTCGATTTGGTCGGCGGGTATTACGACGCGGGCGACCACGTCAAGTTCGGGCTCCCGATGGCCTTCACGGTGACGATGCTCGCGTGGAGCGTGCTCGAGCACGGCGAGcacgtcgccgccgccggcgagctCGAGCACGCCCTCGAGGCCATCAAGTGGGGGGCCGACTACTTCATCAAGGCCCACACCGAGCCCAATGTCCTCTGGGCTCAG GTAGGCGACGGCGGGACCGACCACTACTGCTGGCAGCGGCCGGAGGACATGACGACGTCGCGGCAGGCGTACAAGATCGACGCGGAGCACCCCGGGTCGGAGCTCGCCGGGGAGACCGCGGCCGCCATGGCGGCCGCCTCGATCGTCTTCCGACCGTCCGATCCGCATTACGCCGATCTCctcctccggcacgccgagcaG CTGCTGGAGTTCGGGGATCGGTACAGGGGGAAGTACGACGCGAGCGTGAGGGCGGTGAAGGGGTACTACCCGTCGGTGAGCGGCTACTATGACGAGCTCCTGTGGGCCGCGCTGTGGCTGCACCGCGCGACCGGGCGGGCGGAGTACTTGGACTACGTCGTCGCCAATGCCGACGGCTTCGGCGGGACCGGCTGGGCTGTCACTGAGTTCAGCTGGGACATCAAATATGCTGGAGTCCAAGTCCTAGCTTCCAAG TTGCTAATGGAAGGAGAATTCGAAGTCGATGAAAAGCAGGAGAAAATACTAAAGCAATACAAGTCGAAAGCCGAGCACTACTTGTGCTCGTGCCTTAACAAGAACACGGCCGGCAGCAACGTGCGGCGCACCCCTGGTGGCCTCCTCTTCGTTCGCCAGTGGAACAACATGCAATACGTCTCCGGCGCCGCCTTCCTCGCCACCGCCTTCTCGAACTACCTCTCGAAATCCTCCAACCAAGAGCTCACTTGCCCAACGGGCTCACTGGGCGCCCAAGAACTACTATCTTTCGCAAAGTCACAAGCGGACTACATCTTGGGCTCGAACCCTACGGGACTCAGCTACTTAGTTGGCTTCGGGTCCAAGCACCCCAGAAGGGTGCACCATCGAGCTGCTTCGATTCTCCCCTACAAGAAAGACAAAGCTTTTATTGGATGCGCTCAGGGTTACGATGCATGGTTCGGCCGGGGGAAGGAGAACCCTAACATGCTCGTCGGCGCGATCGTCGGGGGGCCAAACGCAAAGGATGAGTTCCGAGACGCCAGGGGGAACTACATGCAGACAGAGGCCTGTACATACAACACCGCGCCGATGGTCGGTGTGTTTGCGAGATTAACACAATTGCAAGGACAACATACTCAAGGGTTTAAGCCTCCTCAAAGTATATCCTCATACAAGTAG